In Planococcus sp. MB-3u-03, the DNA window GGAAAGCGAGCGATAAGCTTCGGAAAATACGGGTTTCTAATTTTCTCGACCACACAGAAAAAGACTCATGAAGTTAAGACATCTTTTTTTACGCAATGTTTCCCACAGCCTTCCTCATTTAGTAAAATAAGAAGGAAACTAGAATTACAGGAGGAATACTATTATGAAGCATTTTCTACTCGGCCTTCTAGTATCAGGCCTTATCGCACTTATCGCTTTTCTAGCGGATGACTGGGCGCTATTGTTCCCGATTGCGGGTGCGGTCGCAGTCATCGCGCTTGTCTGGGCGGTCATCTCGTCCATCACAGCAGGCAAGCAAGTGAAATCTTCATTCAACACGAGTTCAGAACGCCGCCGGGCACAGCAGGCGCGCAACGCCAAAGTGAAAAATCTCGTGCTGTTCGCGTTGCCGAATCTCGTGTTGGCGCTTTACGGGTTGTTCATACTTTCTTAAACGAAAGAGGGGGATGTCATGCTCAGCTATTATAGTTCCTTGTCTGCAGAAGTGTACGACCTCGATAAGCCGATCGGCAAATCGTTCGGCGATGTCGAGTTCTACAGGGAGCGCCTTGCCGGGAATGAAGGGCGTATTTTAGAGCCCGCTACCGGGACCGGCCGTTTGCTCGTGCCGCTCCTAGAAGACGGCCTTCACATCGACGGCTTCGACAGTTCGTCCGAAATGCTTGATATTTGCCGAGCCCATTGCAAAGAACGTGGGTTGCATCCGAAATTATTCGAAGCGGATATGGAAACATTCCGCATCGATGTCGAATACGATGCTGTCATTTTGCCGGCGGGAACGTTCCAGTTGCTGGCAGGACGTGAACAGGCGATTAAAGCCTTGAAGAATTTCCGTAAGCATCTGGCGCCGGGCGGCCGGTTGCTCGTCGATTTGTACGTTCCGCAAGGCTTTGAGATCGACCGGCCGAGAACGCGGACCTGGCAGACAAAAGCCGGGGAAGTGATCACGCTCGAGAGCAAGACCGTCGAAGTCGATTGGATCAAGCAATGTTCCGTGTCGCATAACCGCTACGAGAAATGGCAAGGCGGCAAGCTGATCCAAACCGAACTCGAACGCTTCCCGATGCGCTGGTACGGCGTCGAGGAATTCAAGCTGCTGCTCGGCAGCCAAGGCTTCGAAGACATCATCGTGTCGTCCAATTACGAATACGGCCAATACCCAAAGAACGCTCAGCATGCCGTCACCTTTGAAGCAATCGCACATATTTGAAAATCAAAAGCTGTTTGGAGAAAAAATCCAAACAGCTTTTTGTATGACCGAAATTCTATATAGGACTGGCTGACGGTGTTTCATTCCACTCATGAAAATCTGGAACGAAACTGTAGCTTTTCAAAAAAGTTAGATTTGCAGCTAATTCGGGTAAACTCGTAAAGGTCTGGAAGTAAAATCGCTGTAACTGCAATCATAGGAAGTTTCTAGATAAGCGAGGCTTTCAGATAGAAAGAAAAGGGGGATCGAGCATGATTACAATACATAAAACCTCTGCTGGCGGAGATTTACAAACAATTGATACCTTCGAGAAGAATAGTTGGATCAATATGGTGGCGCCTTCACAAGAGGAAATCAAAGGAATAGTAGAACGCTTCAATATTCCCATCGAATTTTTAGAAGACCCATTGGATTTAGAAGAAAGCGCACGGATTGAATATGACGAAGAGACAAATTCTACATTGATCATTAACGATCTTCCGATTGTCGATGACAACAGCCCGCAGCTCGACTCTTATATTACAATCCCCATCGGCATCATTTTAGGGGGAGATTTCATCGTCACCATATGCAGCCAAGCGACGAATTCCGTGGAAAACGTCATCAAGAAAAACGTGAATACGTCGATGAAAATCGCTTTGCGCTTGAAGTGTTATTGTCGATTTCTACCCAGTACATAATGAAGTTGAAGAAATTGAACAAACAGCGCCTCAAAATCGAAAGCAATTTGAAGGATTCTTTAACGAACAAGCAACTATATAAGATCATGGAGATTGAAAAAAGCTTGGTGTACTTCCTGACATCATTAAAAGCGAATGGCGATGTCATCACGAAGTTGTTCCGGACGCATTCCATCAAATTGTATGAAGACGATGAAGACTTGTTGGAAGATGTGAAAATCGAAAACAATCAAGGAATTGAAACGACTGAGCTGTATACCAGAATCTTGGACAGCATCACGGGCTCGTATTCTTCGCTCATATCGAATGAATTGAACAACACGATGAAAACCTTGACCCTTTTCACGGTATTCTTAACCCTTCCGACCTTGATCTTCAGCTTTTTCGGCATGAACGTGGCGTTGCCTATTTCCGGGCAGGAGCCTGGTTCATGGATTACGACACTGGTTCTGTCCGCCATTTTGATGCTTGTCATCGCGGTTTCTCTATGGAAAAGAAGAATATTTTAGCCGAAAACGCCTGGAGATAAATCCAGGCGTTTTTTTATATGCTTTTTAACTGGGATTCAGCAATGAAAATTAGAGGGTTAGTGGCGGGCGGGGCGAATGTATATACTAACAATCGACAGTGCGGATCTATGCCGCTTGCTATTACTGCTGCCTTGGCCATGAGAATTCATCGTCAAAAAAGGAGTGTAGAACATGGATGAAAAAGAAATGATTCCGTTCCAATCGTCTCCGGTACGTCCGATTTTCGAAAAGTTTTCAAGTGCGCGTGATGTGTCGCTCGTATACGGCGACCCGATCGAGATGCAGGGCAGGACCATCATTCCAGTAGCGAGAATCAGGTATAGCGTCGGTGCGGGTGCTGGCGGCGGCTACGAACGAGAAGACAAAGATGCAGAATCGCCAGGCTTCGAGGAATTCGAAGGCGGCCACGGGGAAGGGGCAGGCGGATCGTTCTCAGTCAAACCCATCGGCATCTACGAC includes these proteins:
- a CDS encoding DUF5316 family protein → MKHFLLGLLVSGLIALIAFLADDWALLFPIAGAVAVIALVWAVISSITAGKQVKSSFNTSSERRRAQQARNAKVKNLVLFALPNLVLALYGLFILS
- a CDS encoding class I SAM-dependent methyltransferase; this encodes MLSYYSSLSAEVYDLDKPIGKSFGDVEFYRERLAGNEGRILEPATGTGRLLVPLLEDGLHIDGFDSSSEMLDICRAHCKERGLHPKLFEADMETFRIDVEYDAVILPAGTFQLLAGREQAIKALKNFRKHLAPGGRLLVDLYVPQGFEIDRPRTRTWQTKAGEVITLESKTVEVDWIKQCSVSHNRYEKWQGGKLIQTELERFPMRWYGVEEFKLLLGSQGFEDIIVSSNYEYGQYPKNAQHAVTFEAIAHI
- a CDS encoding GerW family sporulation protein, which encodes MDEKEMIPFQSSPVRPIFEKFSSARDVSLVYGDPIEMQGRTIIPVARIRYSVGAGAGGGYEREDKDAESPGFEEFEGGHGEGAGGSFSVKPIGIYDVTAEKTVYRPIVPIELIVMLPLMMTGLGFLMASSQNKSKGGKHKKRMQAGKRCEKKGKGKKMKGMGHSG